From a region of the Saccharomyces paradoxus chromosome IV, complete sequence genome:
- the HPR1 gene encoding Hpr1p (Subunit of THO/TREX complexes~similar to YDR138W), whose amino-acid sequence MTDTEELIQNSVGFLRKIFKALPISLYSIENEPLPSSMFHESILNFEWEPLKSNCSVIHDRDSLIDIVLKRFIIDSMTSAIEDEEGNNLEKGLLKSCICLDFVYNSRSNRSNPASWGNTFFELFSTTIDLLNSPSTFLKFWPYAESRIEWFKMNTSIEPVSLGESNLISYKQPLYEKLRHWNDILTKLENNDVLNTVKHYGMKYKLENFLSELLPINEESNFNRSASISALQESDSKWEGSPSERESGRNSDVIFSADYNFVFYHLIIRPIEFAFSDLEYKNDVDRSLSPLLDAILEIEENFYSKIKMNNRTRYALEEALNREYYTNYDVMSPKLPVYMKHSNAMKMDRNEFWKDLQNIKESEDFILRPTIMDISLGNKTSLYRQFTQEDDDYYRKQFILQLCFTTNLIRNLISSDETRNFYKSCYLRENPLSDINFENLDEVNKKRGLNICSYICDNRVLKFYKIKDPDFCNVIRKLMSSDKRFAAAKIDGFKEFQNSRISKEKLSSPTFDKTFKKFTFIKMGNKLINNVWKIPTGLDKIEREVKKPEGVYEAAQAKWESKVSSEPSGEEAKDEIIRQWQTLRFLRSRYLFDFDKVNENTGVDGLFEKFKKTGALDDSFKEKLLHKINQEHRKKLQDAREYRIGRERKKRALEEETPSEREQKMKSQRLDNGFQKEGDEMKSRETLPGQEMSKDNTKITGTGVSSQDPDDVVDGGKSALQSTTAQLENPKAEDSNTASLGNPNSFSAQSMK is encoded by the coding sequence ATGACCGATACTGAGGAACTGATTCAAAATTCGGTAGGTTTTCTCCgcaaaatcttcaaagcACTCCCAATTTCCCTTTACtctattgaaaatgaacCACTTCCGTCTTCAATGTTCCATGAAAGTATCCTCAATTTTGAATGGGAACCGCTCAAGAGCAATTGTTCAGTAATTCACGATAGGGATTCTTTGATTGACATAGTACTTAAAAGGTTTATTATAGATTCCATGACTAGTGCTattgaagacgaagaaggaaataatCTTGAAAAAGGGTTGCTAAAATCGTGTATATGTCTCGATTTTGTGTATAACTCAAGATCCAATAGAAGTAATCCAGCTAGCTGGGGAAACACCTTTTTTGAGTTGTTTTCCACGACCATTGATCTGCTGAACTCACCATCTAcgtttttgaaattttggcCCTATGCTGAATCGCGTATCGAATGGTTCAAAATGAATACATCTATTGAACCAGTATCATTAGGAGAGAGCAACTTAATTAGTTACAAACAGCCTCTATACGAAAAGTTGCGCCATTGGAACGATATTTTGAccaaattagaaaataatgatgtCCTTAATACAGTCAAACATTATGGCATGAAATATAAACTAGAGAACTTTTTATCTGAGCTACTGCCTATAAATGAAGAATCAAACTTCAATAGATCCGCTTCTATTTCAGCTTTACAGGAATCTGATAGCAAATGGGAAGGGTCACCATCTGAACGAGAAAGCGGCCGTAATTCCgatgttattttttctgcGGATTATAATTTCGTATTTTATCATCTAATCATTCGTCCAATCGAATTTGCTTTCAGTGATTTagaatacaaaaatgaTGTTGATAGATCATTAAGTCCACTTCTCGATGCAATTCTGGAAATCGAAGAGAACTTTTATAGCAAAATCAAGATGAACAATAGGACTAGATATGCCTTAGAGGAAGCCCTGAATAGAGAGTATTATACTAACTACGATGTTATGTCCCCTAAGTTACCTGTATATATGAAGCATTCAAATGCAATGAAGATGGACAGAAatgaattttggaaagacCTACAGAATATTAAAGAATCAGAAGACTTTATTCTTCGGCCTACCATTATGGACATCTCTTTGGGCAATAAAACTAGTCTTTATAGACAATTCACTCAGGAGGATGATGATTACTACCGCAAACAGTTTATTTTACAGCTATGTTTCACAACAAATCTTATACGCaatttaatttcttctgatgAAACGAgaaatttttacaaaagCTGCTATTTGAGGGAAAACCCTTTGAGCGATattaattttgaaaatcttgatGAAGTTAATAAAAAGCGTGGTCTCAATATATGTTCATATATCTGCGACAATCgtgttttgaaattttataaGATCAAAGATCCTGATTTTTGTAACGTTATCCGCAAGCTAATGTCTTCTGACAAGAGGTTCGCAGCCGCCAAGATTGATGGTTTTAAAGAATTCCAAAACTCCAGGATATCTAAGGAGAAGTTATCGTCACCTACTTTTGACAAAACGTTTAAAAAGTTTACTTTTATTAAGATGGGAAATAAGTTGATCAATAACGTCTGGAAAATTCCTACTGGTCTAGACAAGATTGAACGAGAAGTAAAGAAACCTGAAGGTGTTTATGAAGCGGCCCAAGCGAAGTGGGaatcaaaagtttcttccGAACCTTCTGGAGAAGAAGccaaagatgaaataatCAGGCAATGGCAAACATTAAGGTTCCTGAGATCGCGATACTTGTTTGATTTCGATAAAGTTAATGAAAATACCGGTGTTGATGgtttgtttgaaaaattcaaaaaaacgGGAGCATTGGATGATAGTTTTAAAGAGAAGCTTTTGCATAAAATTAATCAGGAGCACAGGAAGAAACTTCAAGATGCTAGGGAGTATAGGATTGGGAGGGAACGAAAAAAGAGAGcactagaagaagagacGCCATCTGAGAGAGagcaaaaaatgaagtCGCAGCGTTTAGATAATGGTTTCCAAAAGGAAGGAGATGAGATGAAAAGCAGAGAGACACTGCCAGGGCAAGAAATGTCAAAAGATAATACTAAAATAACAGGCACAGGAGTTTCTTCGCAAGATCCTGATGATGTAGTTGATGGCGGGAAGTCTGCTTTACAGAGCACAACAGCTCAACTAGAAAATCCAAAAGCAGAAGATAGCAATACAGCCTCTTTGGGCAATCCTAACAGTTTTTCTGCTCAAAGCatgaaataa
- the RGP1 gene encoding Rgp1p (Subunit of a Golgi membrane exchange factor (Ric1p-Rgp1p)~similar to YDR137W) has translation MRAHRIDTFLIRENIKLEIIHESNSYFGGEHISIAFRFKHLGSQSELFNYKEKLLTIDKAVEEKLEQQAKIQDDAEGTMENQAWSLKSLLGAFKKTGGPGESVDSHNMEMLHENKVLRGRILKQMYFHQPVTLISGYVQISGIFQYDSEVIAQSKFEQNEVRMVGLDILSGHATNSVFASEDGDHVKGRRNLIKYFNSDYTNVSNGLLFSETSSRGGTSNYNERTLANSNDTSIRTLPLLLIPQTLIFSEISLEPGEVRTFYFKSTKLPKDICPSYSSSKIASINYTLEVGADVLSDDNIEAFSNRVPITIAPYISSNAEQYTSHLDKPPIVLKAGNIKELKPRSFTRKVSTASAVSFGRRKSSIIGIDSPLEDSEFVKRVKKNFIELVESNQNVPRDIDELTDLQMEVQFGKDEDSSDPEPNDSHFSNEMVTSAESSTTGNAVTKRRKSDSVRDNISNLDQKVWKDCSLAKSDENSNLLPQLVNLQRAYQINRNNETMATLSLSAPFYKTTDDINLVIELDSITTPLLKVTSLTVSLESFEIINPKYKTEGKRMGSKPKGNSVYEKHFICFDECKSVSVKLLPPRSPTNQITGQFKTDVFQHKWMIGLKFVIVAKTESITLDQFYEDKKGVLFHSKENLEGEEFTCYIPIPILGTSEDFMGW, from the coding sequence atgcGTGCACACAGAATCGATACATTTCTCATAAGAGAAAACATCAAACTGGAGATCATACATGAATCGAATTCATATTTTGGCGGAGAACATATATCAATCGCTTTCCGATTCAAGCACTTAGGCTCACAGAGTGAATTGTTCAActataaagaaaagcttCTCACTATTGATAAAGCGGTTGAAGAGAAGTTAGAACAACAGGCGAAAATTCAGGATGATGCTGAAGGCACGATGGAAAATCAAGCCTGGTCACTGAAATCATTACTAGGTGCCTTCAAGAAAACAGGTGGTCCTGGAGAAAGCGTGGATTCACATAACATGGAAATGCTACATGAGAATAAGGTTTTAAGAGGAAGAATACTGAAGCAAATGTATTTTCATCAACCTGTTACTCTAATATCTGGTTATGTTCAAATATCGGGCATCTTTCAGTACGATTCAGAAGTAATTGCGCAGTCAaaatttgaacaaaatgaaGTAAGAATGGTAGGGCTGGATATTTTATCTGGACATGCAACAAATTCTGTCTTTGCATCTGAGGATGGGGATCATGTTAAAGGTAGGAGAAATTTAATCAAGTATTTCAATTCAGATTATACAAATGTGAGCAATGGTCTTCTTTTCTCAGAAACCAGTTCTAGGGGAGGAACAAGTAATTATAATGAACGGACCTTAGCGAACTCAAACGATACCAGCATAAGAACATTGCCTCTCCTTCTGATACCACAGACACTTAtattttctgaaatttctttggaGCCTGGTGAAGTAAGGACGTTCTATTTTAAATCTACAAAATTGCCAAAAGATATATGCCCAAGttattcatcatcaaaaattgcATCAATAAATTACACCCTTGAGGTTGGTGCGGATGTACTTTCTGATGATAACATCGAGGCATTTTCGAATAGAGTCccaataacaatagcaCCATATATTAGTTCGAATGCTGAACAGTATACATCACATCTCGATAAGCCTCCTATCGTATTAAAGGCAGGTAACataaaagaattgaagCCGCGTTCATTCACTCGAAAAGTTTCTACAGCTTCTGCTGTATCGTTTGGTAGGAGGAAATCATCTATAATTGGCATTGATTCTCCATTAGAAGATAGTGAATTTGTCAAGCGcgtcaaaaaaaactttattgaattaGTAGAATCCAACCAGAATGTGCCAAGAGATATAGATGAACTCACTGACTTACAAATGGAAGTACAGTTTGGAAAGGATGAAGATTCTTCGGATCCTGAACCCAACGACTCCCACTTTTCGAATGAAATGGTGACATCTGCAGAGTCTAGCACGACAGGCAATGCTGTTACTAAGAGGAGGAAAAGTGACTCTGTACGCGATAACATCTCTAATCTCGACCAAAAGGTGTGGAAGGATTGTTCTCTGGCTAAGTCAGATGAGAACTCTAATCTTCTACCCCAGTTAGTTAATTTACAACGCGCATACCAAATTAACAGAAACAATGAGACTATGGCAACATTATCTTTGTCAGCACCTTTTTATAAGACAACCGATGACATAAATTTGGTCATTGAATTAGATTCGATAACGACACCTTTACTAAAAGTAACTTCGTTGACTGTGTCCTTAGAATCGTTTGAAATTATAAATCCAAAATACAAGACTGAAGGGAAACGAATGGGGAGCAAGCCAAAAGGGAACTCGGTGTATGAGAAGCATTTCATTTGTTTTGATGAGTGTAAGTCTGTGTCGGTAAAATTACTTCCTCCAAGATCGCCCACGAACCAAATTACTGGGCAATTCAAGACAGATGTCTTCCAACACAAGTGGATGATAGGACTAAAATTCGTAATAGTCGCAAAGACAGAAAGTATTACGTTGGATCAGTTTTACGAGGATAAAAAGGGCGTTCTGTTTCATTCAAAAGAGAATCTAGAAGGTGAAGAGTTTACATGTTACATTCCCATTCCAATATTAGGCACATCTGAAGATTTCATGGGATGGTAA
- the YCF1 gene encoding ATP-binding cassette glutathione S-conjugate transporter YCF1 (Vacuolar glutathione S-conjugate transporter~similar to YDR135C), translating to MTGNLVSWACKLCRSPEGFGPISFYGDFTQCFIDGVILNLSAIFMLTFGTRDLVRLCNKRHPSVKYRRNWIIVSRMVLVLLEIAFVSLASLNLSKEETENFTAVSQYASTMLSLFVALALHWIEYDRSVVANTVLLFYWLFETFGNFTKLTNILIRHTYEGKWYSGQAGFILTLFQVITCAGILLLETLPKKPLMPHQHIRQSLLRRKPNPYDSANIFSKITFSWMSGLMKTGYEKYLVEADLYKLPKNFSSTELSQKLEENWQSELKQKSNPSLSWAICRAFGSKMLLAAFFKAIHDVLAFTQPQLLRILIKFVTDYNNERQNDDNPSILGLQNNPHQKLPIVRGFLIAFAMFLVGFTQTSVLHQYFLNVFNTGMYIKSALTALIYQKSLVLSNEASGLSSTGDIVNLMSVDVQKLQDLTQWLNLIWSGPFQIIICLYSLYKLLGNSMWVGVIILVIMMPLNSFLMRIQKKLQKSQMKYKDERTRVISEILNNIKSLKLYAWEKPYREKLEEVRNNKELKNLTKLGCYMAVTSFQFNIVPFLVSCCTFAVFVYTEDRALTTDLVFPALTLFNLLSFPLMVIPMVLNSFIEASVSIGRLFTFFTNEELQPDSVQRLPKVENIGDVAINVGDDATFLWQRKPEYKVALKNINFQAKKGNLTCIVGKVGSGKTALLSCMLGDLFRVKGFATVHGSVAYVSQVPWIMNGTVKENILFGHRYDAEFYEKTIKACALTIDLAILMDGDKTLVGEKGISLSGGQKARLSLARAVYARADTYLLDDPLAAVDEHVARHLIEHVLGPNGLLHTKTRVLATNKVSALSIADSIALLDNGEITQQGTYDEITNDADSPLWKLLNNYGKKTNGKQNEFGDSSESSVRESSIPVEGELEQLQKLNDLDFGNPDAISLRRASDATLGSIDFGDDENIAKKEHREQGKVKWNIYLEYAKACNPKSVCVFILFIVISMFLSVMGNVWLKHWSEVNSRYGANPNAARYLTIYFALGIGSALATLIQTIVLWVFCTIHASKYLHNLMTNSVLRAPMTFFETTPIGRILNRFSNDIYKVDALLGRTFSQFFVNAVKVTFTITVICATTWQFIFIIIPLSVFYIYYQQYYLRTSRELRRLDSITRSPIYSHFQETLGGLATVRGYSQQKRFSHINQCRIDNNMSAFYPSINANRWLAYRLELIGSIIILGAATLSVFRLKQGTLTAGMVGLSLSYALQITQTLNWIVRMTVEVETNIVSVERIKEYADLKSEAPLIIEGHRPPKEWPSQGDIKFNNYSTRYRPELGLVLKNIDIHIKPNEKVGIVGRTGAGKSSLTLALFRMIEASEGNIVIDGIAINEIGLYDLRHKLSIIPQDSQVFEGTVRENIDPINQYTDEAIWRALELSHLKEHVLSMSNDGLDAQLTEGGGNLSVGQRQLLCLARAMLVPSKILVLDEATAAVDVETDKVVQETIRTAFKDRTILTIAHRLNTIMDSDRIIVLDNGKVAEFDSPGQLLSDTKSLFYSLCAEAGLVNEN from the coding sequence atgacTGGTAATCTTGTTTCATGGGCCTGTAAGCTCTGTAGATCTCCTGAAGGATTTGGACCAATATCCTTTTACGGTGACTTTACTCAATGTTTCATCGATGGTGTGATCTTAAATCTATCAGCAATCTTTATGCTAACCTTTGGTACCAGAGATCTAGTTCGCCTTTGCAATAAAAGACATCCTAGCGTAAAATATAGACGAAATTGGATTATTGTCTCCAGAATGGTACTTGTCCTTTTGGAAATAGCATTTGTTTCACTGGCATCTTTGAATCTGTCTAAAGAAGAGACGGAAAACTTTACCGCTGTAAGTCAGTATGCTTCTACCATGCTGTCTTTATTTGTTGCCTTAGCCTTACACTGGATAGAATACGATAGATCAGTTGTAGCCAATACCGTACTCTTATTCTATTGGCTTTTTGAAACATTCGGTAATTTTACCAAACTAACAAATATTCTTATCAGACATACGTACGAAGGAAAATGGTATTCTGGTCAGGCAGGTTTCATACTGACATTATTTCAGGTAATTACATGCGCCGGTATCCTGTTACTTGAAACTCTTCCAAAGAAGCCCCTAATGCCCCATCAACACATACGCCAAAGCTTACTGAGAAGGAAACCGAATCCATATGATAGTGCaaatatattttctaaaatcactttttcttggaTGTCAGGTTTAATGAAAACCGGCTATGAGAAATACCTGGTGGAAGCAGATTTATATAAATTGCCAAAAAACTTCAGTAGCACGGAATTAAGTCAAAAGTTGGAGGAAAACTGGCAAAGTGAGTTGAAACAAAAATCCAACCCTTCACTATCTTGGGCAATATGCAGAGCTTTTGGATCTAAAATGCTTTTAGCCGCATTCTTTAAAGCTATTCATGATGTTTTGGCGTTTACTCAACCACAATTGCTAAGGATTTTAATCAAATTCGTTACGGACTATAACAATGAAAGACAGAATGATGATAATCCTTCCATTCTCGGACTTCAAAATAACCCTCATCAAAAATTGCCTATAGTAAGAGGGTTTTTGATTGCGTTTGCTATGTTTCTGGTAGGTTTTACTCAGACATCTGTTCTGCATcaatatttcttgaatgTCTTCAACACAGGTATGTATATTAAGAGCGCCTTAACCGCCTTAATATATCAAAAGTCTTTGGTGCTATCTAATGAGGCATCTGGACTTTCCTCTACCGGTGACATTGTTAATCTAATGAGTGTGgatgttcaaaaattacaagacTTAACACAATGGCTAAATTTAATATGGTCGGGGCCTTTTCAGATCATTATTTGCTTGTATTCTCTCTATAAGTTGTTGGGAAATTCTATGTGGGTGGGCGTAATTATACTGGTTATCATGATGCCACTGAACTCATTTTTGATGAGgatacaaaaaaagttgcAAAAATCCCAGATGAAGTACAAAGATGAAAGAACTCGTGTTATAAGTGAAATACTAAATAACATTAAATCTCTAAAGCTATATGCCTGGGAGAAACCTTATAGGGAAAAGTTAGAGGAGGTAAGAAACAACAAGgaattaaaaaatcttACAAAATTAGGATGTTATATGGCTGTAACAAGTTTCCAGTTTAACATTGTTCCTTTCCTCGTTTCATGTTGCACATTTGCTGTATTTGTGTATACTGAGGATAGAGCATTGACCACAGATCTAGTTTTCCCGGCCTTGACTCTTTTCAATCTGCTTTCATTCCCACTAATGGTTATTCCTATGGTTTTGaattcttttattgaaGCTTCTGTTTCTATTGGTAGATTATTCACTTTCTTTACCAATGAAGAGCTACAACCAGATTCCGTTCAGCGCTTACCAAAGGTGGAAAATATAGGCGATGTGGCAATTAATGTTGGAGATGACGCTACCTTCTTATGGCAGCGCAAACCGGAATATAAAGTGGCTTTAAAGAATATCAATTTCCAAGCtaagaaaggaaatttaACCTGTATTGTTGGTAAGGTTGGTAGCGGTAAAACCGCTCTATTGTCATGCATGTTGGGTGATTTATTCAGAGTTAAAGGCTTTGCCACTGTTCATGGTTCTGTTGCGTATGTTTCGCAAGTTCCGTGGATAATGAATGGTACtgtaaaggaaaacatTTTATTTGGGCATAGGTACGACGCTGAATTTTACGAAAAAACGATTAAGGCCTGTGCATTAACCATTGATCTCGCAATATTGATGGATGGAGATAAGACATTGGTCGGAGAGAAAGGAATTTCTTTGTCGGGAGGACAAAAAGCTCGTTTGTCCTTAGCAAGAGCAGTTTATGCAAGAGCAGATACTTATTTACTTGATGACCCTTTGGCAGCTGTCGATGAACACGTTGCTAGGCACTTAATCGAACATGTATTGGGTCCAAATGGTTTACTACATACAAAAACCAGGGTATTAGCTACAAATAAGGTGAGCGCTTTATCTATTGCAGATTCTATTGCGTTATTAGATAATGGAGAAATCACTCAACAGGGTACATACGATGAGATTACTAATGATGCAGATTCGCCATTATGGAAACTGCTCAACAACTATGGCAAAAAAACCAACGGTAAGCAAAATGAATTTGGTGACTCCTCTGAAAGCTCAGTTCGTGAAAGCAGTATACCTGTGGAAGGCGAACTGGAACAACTGCAGAAATTAAATGATTTGGATTTTGGAAACCCCGACGCCATAAGTTTAAGGAGAGCCAGTGATGCAACTTTGGGAAGTATTGATTTTGGTGACGATGAAAATATTGCTAAGAAAGAGCATCGTGAACAAGGAAAGGTGAAGTGGAATATTTACTTAGAGTACGCTAAAGCTTGCAACCCGAAGAGCGTTTGCGTATTCATATTGTTTATCGTTATATCAATGTTTCTCTCCGTTATGGGAAATGTTTGGTTGAAACATTGGTCTGAAGTTAACAGCCGCTATGGAGCTAATCCAAATGCAGCTCGTTATTTGACCATTTATTTTGCTCTTGGTATTGGCTCTGCACTGGCAACATTAATCCAGACAATCGTTCTATGGGTTTTTTGTACCATTCACGCTTCCAAATATTTGCACAACTTGATGACAAACTCTGTGTTAAGAGCCCCAatgactttttttgaaacaacACCAATTGGTAGAATTTTAAACCGGTTTTCAAatgatatatataaagtGGATGCGTTATTGGGGAGAACTTTTTCTCAGTTTTTCGTCAATGCAGTGAAAGTCACATTCACTATCACAGTCATTTGTGCAACGACATGgcaatttattttcattattatccCACTAAGTGTATTTTACATTTACTACCAGCAGTATTACTTGAGAACATCAAGAGAATTGCGTCGTTTGGACTCTATTACTAGGTCGCCAATCTACTCTCATTTTCAAGAGACTTTGGGGGGTCTTGCCACGGTTAGAGGTTATTCACAACAAAAAAGGTTTTCACATATTAACCAATGCCGCATTGATAATAACATGAGTGCATTCTATCCTTCTATCAATGCTAATCGTTGGTTAGCATATAGACTGGAACTTATTGGTTCAATTATTATTCTAGGTGCGGCAACTTTATCCGTTTTTAGATTAAAACAAGGCACATTAACTGCAGGTATGGTTGGTTTATCGTTAAGTTATGCGTTACAAATCACGCAAACATTAAATTGGATTGTTAGAATGACCGTGGAAGTTGAAACCAATATTGTTTCAGTGGAAAGAATAAAGGAATACGCCGACTTGAAGAGCGAAGCACCTTTGATAATTGAAGGTCATAGGCCACCCAAAGAATGGCCGAGCCAAGGTGATATCAAGTTTAATAATTATTCAACTCGTTATAGGCCAGAGCTTGGTCTTgttctgaaaaatattgacaTACACATTAAACCGAATGAAAAAGTTGGTATTGTAGGTAGGACAGGTGCCGGAAAATCTTCATTAACGCTAGCGCTATTTAGAATGATTGAGGCTAGTGAGGGAAACATCGTAATCGACGGCATTGCCATCAACGAGATTGGATTATATGATTTGAGGCACAAATTGTCGATCATACCTCAAGATTCTCAAGTGTTTGAGGGCACTGTCCGGGAGAACATTGATCCGATTAACCAGTACACCGATGAAGCCATTTGGAGGGCATTAGAACTTTCTCATCTAAAAGAACACGTGCTATCAATGAGCAATGACGGACTAGATGCCCAACTAACCGAAGGTGGTGGTAATTTAAGTGTTGGACAAAGACAATTACTGTGTCTTGCAAGGGCAATGTTGGTTCCTTCCAAGATTTTAGTACTTGATGAAGCCACGGCTGCAGTTGATGTCGAAACAGATAAAGTTGTCCAAGAGACGATTCGCACTGCTTTCAAAGACAGAACTATTTTGACTATCGCGCATAGACTGAACACGATTATGGATAGTGATAGAATCATTGTTCTGGATAATGGTAAAGTAGCCGAGTTTGATTCTCCAGGCCAGTTATTAAGTGACACCAAATCATTGTTCTATTCACTGTGCGCGGAAGCTGGTTTGGTCAACGAAAATTAA
- the MTQ2 gene encoding S-adenosylmethionine-dependent methyltransferase (S-adenosylmethionine-dependent methyltransferase~similar to YDR140W), translating into MLPTPYVKCDYHKVYEPAEDSFLILDCLEKEHEFLKQRFSNSLAIVCEIGSGSGIVTTFLMQNKIIPQENSIHLAVDINPWALEATLDTAKLNSCKNNFLEVIQTDLNSSIRNNQVDVLIFNPPYVPAESVPDVPESREEADQWLDLALLGGKDGMAITDKLLQQLEQILSPDGVAYILFCARNKPKEVIQTFLNSYRWNVKLVETRKAGWEVLSVYSFTRR; encoded by the coding sequence ATGTTACCGACCCCTTATGTTAAATGTGATTACCATAAAGTATATGAGCCTGCTGAAGATAGCTTCCTTATACTGGATTgtttagaaaaagaacatgAATTTCTGAAACAAAGATTCAGTAATAGTTTGGCCATTGTTTGTGAAATTGGTTCCGGTTCAGGTATCGTTACAACATTTTTAAtgcaaaataaaataataccGCAAGAAAACTCCATCCACTTAGCTGTAGATATCAACCCATGGGCGCTCGAAGCAACTTTGGATACGGCGAAGTTAAATTCATGtaagaataattttttagAGGTGATCCAAACTGATTTGAATTCTAGCATTCGAAATAATCAAGTTGATGTCCTAATATTTAATCCGCCATATGTGCCAGCAGAATCTGTGCCCGATGTCCCAGAATCAAGAGAGGAGGCGGACCAATGGCTAGATTTAGCATTATTAGGCGGAAAAGATGGTATGGCGATTACTGATAAACTGTTACAACAACTAGAACAAATTCTTTCCCCAGATGGTGTTGcttatatattattttgtgCGAGAAATAAGCCTAAAGAAGTCATTCAAACGTTTCTCAATTCTTACAGGTGGAATGTTAAACTTGTTGAAACGAGAAAGGCGGGCTGGGAAGTCCTCAGTGTCTACAGCTTCACAAGGCGATAG